The nucleotide window GCTGGAACAGCCTCTTGTGCTTCAGTACTGTTCAAACTGCTGTCAGTGGCTTACGTGTTTGTGGAATCTTTTTGTCAAATGGTCAGATCATCCTGAGTAgaaatgaattttgtttttaatccctCCTGGAATCTTCTTACTAATGGACAGTCAGTAAAAACAGGTCAAACAGCTGTTGAATGTCTATTATTACTTTTCTGTTGATGTAATTTTTAATATCTTTTCATTATCTCTGACATCTAATAAGTTGGTGTTAGTATTAGGAGACCTTCACATCCCACATCGATGCAACAGCCTGCCGGCTAAATTCAAAAAACTGCTGGTTCCCGGCAAGATCCAGCACATTCTCTGCACAGGAAATCTCTGCACCAAGGAGAGCTATGACTACCTCAAGACTCTGGCTGGGGATGTTCATGTTGTCAGAGGGGACTTCGATGAGGTAATGGCCTCTCTAAACGTGTCTCTTTGTGTGTGTCTAGCAGGCCGGGGTAACATTTGCATGACTTTATCTAAACTGCTTATCTTCAGTGTCATTAAGATGGTGTTAGTCATTCTGGCATTGGGTAACACACTAGGGACAAGAAACAAGCAGAGTACTATGTGATTATGAGAtcagtgactttttttaaaagtttagttCTTCCCCCATACACAACAAGACTAAAGCCACCTCTTGGATTTGTGCATGTTTGTATAATGCAGTTCATATAATTGTATTTGAGTCATATCTGTATAAAAATAGCTAGTCTTCTGGCTCTGTTTTCCCTCACTATTGCCAGGTTGAAGAGCTTTGATCTCACTTGCTGCTTTTGCAGCGATTGTGTGATTTTTGTAACACTATAATTAAGGTTAAgtttttgtcacggatatttttagtaaaagtggGGGACAGATCATGGGGAAATAAACAAATTCACAGCAGCccttgacctgtccctgactttcactaaaaatatccctgacaaaagggATAGGCgggttcagcacccactgctggtGGGACTCCCGGGTTCCGCACCGCTGCGGTGGGCGGGAGCTCTGGGGTCCTCCTGCCTGAGCAGCTggtagctgcagggtcccccagaCACTGGTCATGGCTGAGCTGTGCTGGGCAACTGGCCGGGTCCTGCCAGCCGCGTctgggagctgcgagggcagggctggctgggagctccagccccaggacagaaAATGTCACGGATTCCATGCCCTCCGTGACATAAACGTAGCCTTAAGTATAATTAAGCTTGGAAAGATTaaatttttatcggtaaatgttaAACATTAATTTCACCATatagacaaaaaatatttccatcagtgaAGATTGaaatttacagctaggcaaaataagaaaaatgctgcttgagaactttttAGAGTTTGATTTTcaagatatttattttgtatatgttgacatgtgatgttgacagctTGTGTTTTGACGGGTATAACGCTTTAAATTCTTGAATTTCAACATacattgtcattaaataattattgttatataaaattatatatttaatgtttgtattttatatagagagatataatttttattatataaaaatacAACTTTCTGCGACTGTAAAAATAAACGTTGATATCCaccaaaatgatttaaaaaaaatattgaattctGCCACGTCTATCTGTATTTGATGCTATTTTGGAACAGTAGGGCAATACCATGTTAAATGTTTCCGTAAGCGTAGCCCATTCCCACCAACTTCCAGTCTGTTCCTTGCTAAAGAATGCAGTTGACCTCTACCTGGGTATGGAGCCAGTATTGAGTGGATTCTGCATGATGAAGCTGAGAAAAACGTAGTTGCCTATAAGGGCATTACTCAGTCATTTGCCCGGAATGAATAAATGCAAATGGACTTTCTACGGGTGAAGGAGTATATGTAACCTGcgctgtgtgtgtttatttttagaaCCTGAATTACCCAGAACAGAAAGTTGTAACTGTTGGGCAGTTTAAAATTGGGCTGATCCATGGCCATCAGGTTATTCCGTGGGGTGACACGGCCAGCCTGGcactgctgcagaggcagctggatgTGGACATTCTGATTTCAGGGCACACGCATAAATTTGAGGCATTCGAACACGAAAACAAGTTCTACATCAATCCAGGATCGGCCACGGGAGCCTATAATGCCTTGGAGATGTGAGTTAAATAAGTTTGGGGATCTTTATACTGCACCCATCACCGTAAAATTTGAGCacttattttatatatgtatagttCTGGTGCACCCATGATGATACTTAGACGTCTGTCTTAACTGTTTGTGGTTACGAGAAGCTTTAGATACTGGAACAAtactttctcttctctttagaAAGCTTAATATATGTATTGTCTTCTTGAATCATTTCTCCTAGGTCTAGTGAAGGAAATGCTGACCATGGCTGTTCAGCATTTACGCATGTTTGTTATTGTCTATTCCCTTTGAATCCTAGGACTGGAAAGTTCTGAAAAACTAAAGCCCTGTATTCATCTATATCAAATGAAATAGAGACAACTGCGCTCTGATTTTTGACATTCCCCTTCAGTGATATATGCCAGAGATGGGGCAGCTTCAGTGGGAAAGATATTTTGGGGAGGGTTTCATGCTAACGTAACGTCACCGCACTGAAATTaccaaaaaaagttttgctgttgatttcaagaATTATTCTAGTGTAACTTCAAAATCTCTCTGCCTGGGATGAATTGTAGCTGCCGTTTCTCCAAGTGTTATATTTCCCACTCCTCTGCAGTAGACCACGCTCGCAATGCAATATCTAAATCAGATTCATTGGGGCAGTTCATACTTTGTCAAAGTTAGGGTCTGTTAAAATCTAACTGCAATGCGGCTGCTTCTCTAATTGTCAAATAtatgacccaaaatgatttttctttGCAGAAACATCATTCCTTCGTTTGTACTGATGGATATCCAGGCATCCACAGTTGTGACTTATGTGTATCAACTCATTGGGGATGATGTGAAAGTAGAAAGAATTGAATACAAAAAGCCCTAATGCAAATCGGTCATGTCCACTGGTGCTTTTTTTACCATTTCTCGTTCCTTTTTCCTGTCAAATTAACTAACTAAACAGCCATGATCCACAGACTTTATTGCAACACTTTATTGGACAGTTTACACACTAACACAATCAGTTTTCACTAACTGCTGCTTGTAAGCTTATTGCAAACCTTAAGAGTGTAATTAGTTTACAGTACATAATTTCTAAACACACGTCACGCACTGAACTATCTTCTATGTATAAAATGGCTAAGCTTGTAAATATCCAGTGTTATCGCATCTGTTAAGACTGATCTCATGTGCATGACTAGATTGTAGTAGATTGAGAGCAAACTTGTTACATAAATTATTCTAacctttaatatttaaataaagacTTATCTCATCTATTTGTGTAGTTTGCCTGCCATGAATATATTTTTATGTATTATGCGTTGGGCTGGAATTTAGAGCATAACTTCTCAAAGTGCTTAAAGACCATCGGAGCCATtaagtctgaattttttttaaatcgcatTTATTCAACCTGCATTTCTGATAGAGGTGACTGTGTAACATGTGACTTGGCCAGAACAGCTGAATAAGATGCAGTTAAAGTAAAAAGTGACTACTTTTCCTATATTAGAAGATGGTTGCTGAACAGCTTCCTACCTGAGCTAAACTGCAACTAATAGTCTGATTTATGTCCTTGCGTTAGCAATATCGGGCAAGTCAGTTCTGTGAAGAGGAAGCTTCCTCGTgcttctcccctgctcccctaagCCAAACAAAGACTTTTTTCCATCTTTCTCCCTCTGTAATTCCTCTTGTAAGGGTTAAATGTCCCGGCTA belongs to Chrysemys picta bellii isolate R12L10 chromosome 15, ASM1138683v2, whole genome shotgun sequence and includes:
- the LOC101944899 gene encoding vacuolar protein sorting-associated protein 29-like isoform X1, encoding MLVLVLGDLHIPHRCNSLPAKFKKLLVPGKIQHILCTGNLCTKESYDYLKTLAGDVHVVRGDFDENLNYPEQKVVTVGQFKIGLIHGHQVIPWGDTASLALLQRQLDVDILISGHTHKFEAFEHENKFYINPGSATGAYNALEINIIPSFVLMDIQASTVVTYVYQLIGDDVKVERIEYKKP
- the LOC101944899 gene encoding vacuolar protein sorting-associated protein 29-like isoform X2 is translated as MAGHRLVLVLGDLHIPHRCNSLPAKFKKLLVPGKIQHILCTGNLCTKESYDYLKTLAGDVHVVRGDFDENLNYPEQKVVTVGQFKIGLIHGHQVIPWGDTASLALLQRQLDVDILISGHTHKFEAFEHENKFYINPGSATGAYNALEINIIPSFVLMDIQASTVVTYVYQLIGDDVKVERIEYKKP